A region from the Microcebus murinus isolate Inina chromosome 3, M.murinus_Inina_mat1.0, whole genome shotgun sequence genome encodes:
- the LOC105871535 gene encoding uncharacterized protein LOC105871535 encodes MRRPRGGGPKRRALPSSRSPERSGRHRAPATPFGLVSCPSAEDRHSQSQALSPKTRPIRSPLLKEEPTLASPWPMGGRVFFGVVRPRFGRSNLGFSLCSERGCARPRRPGAGAGKVGCWGALFSFLSPRPDSCIRLFFWRRAHGCVRGAALPGRRVRSCHWALFTFASPQPGRVTKPEQRQGLSMSSRLILTSWPQVILLPQIPKVLGLQETQWILEQDKHHEEIIISRMVGHYTKQLT; translated from the exons ATGCGGCGGCCCCGAGGTGGGGGTCCCAAGCGGCGAGCACTGCCCTCCAGCCGGAGCCCAGAACGCTCGGGGCGGCATCGAGCGCCGGCCACGCCTTTCGGACTCGTCTCTTGTCCCTCCGCGGAGGACCGGCACAGCCAATCCCAAGCCCTCAGTCCGAAGACTCGACCAATACGCAGCCCACTCCTGAAAGAAGAGCCCACCCTTGCGTCGCCTTGGCCTATGGGAGGCCGGGTCTTCTTCGGCGTCGTCCGCCCTCGCTTTGGGCGCTCCAACCTCGGGTTCTCACTTTGTAGCGAGAGGGGTTGTGCGAGGCCGCGCCGCCCTGGGGCGGGCGCAGGGAAGGTCGGCTGCTGGGGGGcgctcttttctttcctctccccgCGCCCAGACTCTTGCATTCGTTTATTCTTTTGGCGCCGGGCGCACGGATGCGTTCGCGGCGCGGCGCTGCCGGGGAGGCGGGTCCGCAGCTGCCACTGGGCTCTGTTTACATTCGCGTCTCCACAGCCCGGCCGCGTGACCAAGCCGGAGCAG aggCAGGGTCTTTCTATGTCATCTAGGCTGatcttgacctcctggcctcaagtgatcctcctgcctcagattcccaaagtgctgggattacag GAAACACAGTGGATACTGGAACAAGATAAACACCATGAGGAAATAATCATCTCCAGAATGGTGGGACATTATACAAAACAATTGACCTGA